The Deltaproteobacteria bacterium genomic interval ATGCCGTCACCAACAGTAAGTACTGTTCCGGTTTCTTGCAGCTCTACTGCCTGTCCGTAATTCTTAATACGTTCGCTAATAATACGGCTAACTTCTTCTACGCGGATCTTTTCTGTGCTCATGACGGCCTTCCCTTAACGAAAAGTATCTTGTACTGCTGTTTTGGCTAAACCTTCGAGTTTGTTCTTCAAACTTAGGTCAACCTTGTAGTCACCCACTTTCACAACAAAACCACCTAAAAGATCACGATCGACGTGATGCGTGACTTCGGCCTTCTTGTTGAGTAGCTGACCAACGGCTTTGGCTATTTGTTGTTGGGCTTCACTTGACAATTCAACTGCCGACGTCACATCAGCTTGTACTAGACCTTCTGCTTCATCAATGTATTGTGCAAAAGCACCAGCAATCTGCGGAAGCAAACTAACCCTACCGCAATCGACAACCGCATCGACCAGGTTGTTTACCGCAGAAGCTGCGTCAGCAGCTTTTAACCCGTATGACAGAAGGCTCTTTTTTAGGTCATCTGGCATCGCGGGGCTGTTGAGTACCCGGGCAGCCTCGTCAAGGCTGAATAACGCTTTTAACTCCAAAAGGCTGTCGCGGTATTTTTTTGCCTGTTGAAGATCTCCACCCGTTAATTTTAGTAGAGCCTTGGCATATCGTTTAGCGATTCGTCCCATCTCGTCCTCAGCCTTGGGCACTAACGTGCTTGAGTTCGTCGATCTTCTTGCTGACAATCTTGACTTGCGCTTCCGTCGAAAGATCGCGTTTCAGTTTGTCGCGGACACTGTCCGCAGCCGTTTCGACGATTTCCCGACGTAGTTCGGCTCTTGCTTTGGCAACCTCTGCTGCAGCGATGCGACTTGCCTCGGTGCGGAGATGTTTTGCCAACTTTTCTGCGTCATCAAGAATTTTCGCGGCTTCCTGTTCCGCACTCGACAACGATGCCTTTTTAATTGCTTCGAGTTCCGCCTCGATTGACGCTTCCCGTTGCTTAAGTTCGTTTAATCTAGCCACTGCTTCGTCACGCGCTGCCGCAGCTTCGGCCATAAGTTTTTCGAACTGGTCACGGCGTTTCTTAGCAGCGGCTTTCGCTGGTTTGCGAAAAAAGAAGATCGCTAAGCCGAGAAAAATGGCGAAATTGGCGTAGGGAAGGATGATACCCATCAGGACGTCAACGTGTTCTTCCATATTTTTCAAACCTCCGTTAACGCGGCCACTCAGTTTAGGGCTAGGTGATAAAGTTGTTCAGACAAGGACTTCATAACTTCAGGTATACGCGCCCGCTCCGCGGCAAGTTCCTCGCGGATTTTATTCTCTACGCTGGCAATCTCCGCCTTAGCTGCTGTTTCAGCGGCAGCGAGGAGACGATCCCGCTCTGTTTGCGCTCTCTCTCTCAATGACTCCCGAACGGACTTAGCCTCCGCGGCACAAACTAGAAACTTCTCTTCTATGGCTTTGGTGATTTTGTCGGATTGCGCGAGCGCCCGCTGGGCCTCATCCTGACTACCTATGGTCAGGGCAGCGCGTCGAGCCCTGACCGCCAGGTATGGTTCAACAAAAAGTTTTTTTACCGCAACATAATTGACGAGAAAAATGCCAATTTGAGCGCCTAAAACTGAGGGATTAGGAATAAGATTGAGCGTAGCCATAGAATCACCTGTGCGCGATGCGTACTTGGAGAACAGCAAACAGCTTGGGCGCCTGTGAATAGCGCACTTTAGCTAAAGGAACAAGGTGATTTACAATACCGACGGCATTTTAGTCGAATAGCGCTCTGGATTTTTCAAAACCTATGTCCCATCAGCTTTAAGAGACGCTCCAATTCCGCGGCTGAGAAATAGGAAATTTCGATTTTTCCTCGGCTAGTACTACCGGCTACTCTTATTTTCGTATGGAGATAGTTACGTAGGCTTTCAGTGATGTACTGAAGGTCGGCTTCGTCCTTAATAGCCGCGGATTTTTGATCTGAAGTCTTTACGGGTGATTTTATGGACTTGCAAAGTTGTTCTGTTTGACGTACGCTTAGAGACTTTTTGACTACGATGTCTCGGCATCTTAGCATAGTTTTTTTGTCGTCAAGGCTCAGTATTGCGCGGCCGTGCCCCATCGAGAGACGCGTACTGACGATATCCTCCTGAATCTCTCGGGGCAGCGTTAGCAACCGCAGGGCGTTTGTCACTGTGGACCGCTCTTTACCCACACGGTCAGCGCACTGTTCCTGGGTTAGTCCGTAATCCTTAATAAGGGCCGAGTACGCTTCAGCTTCTTCAAGTATGTTCAGATCGGCTCTTTGAATATTCTCGATCAAAGCAAGACGAAGCAAATCTGTGTTTGCGCCCTCACGAACGATGGCTGGTATCGTAGTAAGTCCCGCAAGTTTCGAGGCCCGAAGGCGCCTCTCGCCAGCCACTACATAATAACGGCCAGCTTGAGGTGCTTGAGTAACAACGATTGGCTGCAGTACTCCATCAATCTTTAGACTATCTGACAGTTCCTTCAGAGCTCTGTCATCGAAAAGTTTACGAGGTTGCTGAGGGTTCGGATCGATCTCCTCGACATTAAGGCGCACTACCTCCGCATCCAGCTTCCGCTTAAGTTTCTCGTCGGAAATCTTTGTTCCAACATTTGCTTCTTCTGAGTGGTCGTCGGACAAATCACCTAGAAGCGAAGAAATACCTTTGCCAAGAGCCCCACGCCTTGTGGAGGGCGCCTTTTCACGAGTAGTCATTGTCTATACCTCAGCTATGATCAGTCATTTTCTGCTTAGTCATAGTCGATTTCTCAGCTTTCCCGCGGCTTGACGAAGGTGACTGATGTCGACGAATTAATATTCGGGCAACTTCCATGTATGCAACAGCACCGGTGCTATTAATGTCATAAAGGATGACGGGCTTACCATGGGAAGGCGCCTCCGACAACTTGACGTTCCTTGGGATCACAACTGGGAACACCTCATGGCCAAAGTGTGCCCGAATATCCTGCTCAACCTGGTGCGAGAGATTATTGCGGCGATCGTACATCGTAAGCAATATACCCTCCCGCTCTAGAGCTGGATTTAGACGCTTCTTTATCAGAGATACAGTTTTTACTAATTGGGATAGGCCTTCCATTGCGTAGTATTCACATTGGAGGGGAATGAGTACGGCATCAGCTGCAGTTAGGGCATTCACCGTTAGGATCCCAAGGGCGGGAGGGCAGTCTATGACGATAAAGTCATACAGACGCTGAATGGGGGCCAAGGCCTCCTTCAATCTAACCTCTCTACCAATGGCCGATACAAGCTCTACTTCAGCCCCAACTAAGTCGGGCAATGAGGGAGCAATATCTAGGCATTTCAACTCGGTGTGTAATATCGCACTCGTTATGGGTACTTCATCGACCAAGACGTTGTACATGCTAACGTCAAAGTCCCCTTTATAGATTCCTAAACCACTTCCAGCATTGGCCTGGGGATCCAGGTCGATGACCAGAACCTTTTTTTCGGCCGCTGCGAGGCATGCCGCAATATTAATTGCGGTGGTGGTCTTACCCACGCCTCCCTTTTGATTGGAAACGGCGATTACACGCGCCATGCGTATTACTCCAGTATCAAACTCGGATTGGAGAAAACAGGCGGTGACTATAACAACGACCTATTAATTTGAGAAGGGCTTTACGACCTTTCAAGCGGCGTAACGAGTAAATGTTTCACGTGGAACATTGATCCATTCAGCTAAATTTGGCCCGGCCAGGCAGAATGTTTCACGTGGAACATTATTTTTTCGGGAGAGGTTCCACCAGCCGGTTTAAGGGGAGTTTTTTAAGACCAGGCCTTACAAACCCTCATTACTCGTCACCACAATTCGCGCTCAGCACGGAATCAGTAAAAAATGTGCTCGAAGAACAGTGATTCTCGGCCTCAATAGACCTAACATGCTGATATTATTGTATTTTACAGGCTAGATTTTGATTGTTTCACGTGGAACATTCGTTAAATCCGTAAACTGAGGGAACCGAAAACCACTTTTTTCCTGCAAAAACCACTTTTTTCCTGCAAAAACCACTTTTTTCCTGCAAAAACCACTTTTTTCCTGCAAAAACCACTTTTTTCCAGCAAAAACCACTTTTTTCCAGCAAAAACCACTTTTTTCCAGCAAAAACCACTTTTTTCCTGCAAAAACCACTTTTTTCCTGCAAAAACCACTTTTTTCCTGCAAAAACCACTTTTTTCCTGCAAAAACCACTTTTTTCCTGCAAAAACCACTTTCCTTCTTACCAGCATTGCAAACATAAAATGCGTAACCCCAATGTTTCACGTGAAACATAGGCCAATTTCACTGGACGCACCAACATGGGGCCGCTAGCGCTCATGAGTCTGGTGATTCACGACTTGCGATACTTTGGTGAAGAAAACTCGAAATACTCAGAGGTGACGGTTGGTCAGAATTGACTATTGCTGTAGCGACAAATCAATCGAACTGACTTCATCGAAAAAGAGGAAAAAAGAGAATGTTTCACGTGAAACATTGATCGCTTAATGCAATGATTTTTGGGAGTTAGTCGGCTGGGAAATCACTGAAGTATTTCAATAGATAAAAAAAAAGCGGCAACAGGATCTACCCTGTCGCCGCTGCTATTTTCAGGTCCCAAAGAACCCGCTTAGATCACTTGAACGTCCAGATAATCGCGATTACGAAGCCAAGCAATGCCTGGAACTCCATAAACACCAAGCCGAGGATGAACGGCTGAAACAGTGCATCCTTAGCATTAGGATTGCGAGCGATACCCTCCAAAGCTGCCGTTGCAGTGCGACCTTGAGCTGACGCAGCCCCGAAAGCTGCCAGACCCATAGTCAAACCAGCGCCGATCGGAACCCAGCTGTTACCAGCATGCGCAGCAGCAGCCGCCTCTTGAGCGAATGCTAGCGAGCTTAGAAATAAACCACCAAATGCCATTGCAACTTTACCGAAGAAACCTTTCATGAACCCTTACCCCACTATCAAAAGTGCCACTACTACGCACAATTTTATAAGAATCAATGGTCGTGTGAAATCGCCATTGAAATATAAATACCAGATAATAAAGTGAATACAACACTCTGTACAACCGCTACCAACAAACCAAAAAACATTAATAATGCCGGAAATACTAAGTAGCTAAGGCTAGTAAATACGCCTAGCAACGTGTGATCTCCGTAAATGTTGCCAGTAAGCCTAAGCCCCAGCGACAACGGACGCGAAAAGTGACTCACTAGTTCGATACAAAAGAAGAGAGGAGCGATAAATGCCACCGGTCCTAAAAAATGCTTAACGTAGGCCCCACCGTGCTCCTTAATTCCTGCCAGGTTATACACGACAAACACACAGATACCGACAGCAACGTTGTTATCCATGGTTTCTGTGGGCGGAGGAAAGCCAGGAATCAGGCCAGACAAATTGCACACCACGATATAAACAAACACTGCCGCCAGAAAGGGGAAGAAACTAAGGTAGCGTTCGTGAGTGTTATCCTTAGCAATGCCCACGACAAACTCGAGCATCTCCTCAATAAGATGCCTGAGAGAAAACTTTCCACTTGGGACAACGTTAGCCCCGTCCCTACTCACAGACCGGCGGTAGTAAATCCCGGCCACGATTATGGCCAACAAACACAGAAGTCCGCCGACGGTTGGCTCCCATGCATGGTCGATGTGCAATCTGTGAAGAAGGATACTGTAGTAATTGATAAAGTGGGCAACCCCGCCACCACCCTCAGAGGCAAAGGCCACGCTGCTACCAAACAAGGATCCCAATGAGATCAGAAGGTTTTTTTTCATATGCTTCAATTCAGCTTTGAGCTCCGTACGTGGAACTGAGACGACTTGTCAACTTGCCAAACGGAGAGTTCTACTAACCTAGATCACTCGTCTTTGATAGCAAAAAGTGAAGCGACCTGCATCCGTGATGCCAACTTGCCACTCTACAAATTTATGGAATAGCATTCTTCACGCGAGGGTTACGGTAATTAAAGAGCCGCCACAACGAGAAAGCGACCAATACAGAAACAGCTCCTCCGACAAAATAAAATGGGCTTAATTGAACTACGATGAGACTGAGGTAGCTGCACGCACCGAGGCCAAAAATTTTTACCAAAAGAGCAAGAATCAGAAAGCCAGTGTTGCGAGTTGAGTTGCCATCAAGCGGATCGAATTGGCTGCTTCGCAACAACCGCTTAGCCATGTAAGAAATGGCATATGCGTTCAGCGCAAAAGTGACTGCACCAGCTAGGACAGCCTGCAGACGAACTTCGGACAGCATTACTGCCACTACGACAAACGCGACTATTAGCAACACACCTCCTCGATGCGTTTTAGTCAGCCGCTCATTCAACCGGTCTGTCTTTGCGGGACGTCTTGTCGGGGCCATCTTTTGTTGATTCAACTCCATCTTGTCCTTGAGACATTGCGGCGCGTATCACCACATAGAAGGTCTGCGCAATACCTAAAACTCCGACCACAAATGTCACAATGTACCAGTTAAATGCGGCTGGATGGTTCTTGTTCAGCCAATCACCAACCCAATAGGCCATTAGTACGAAAGTTACTGCTTGTACTTGAGCGGCTATCAAATACGTGAAAGCTTTTCCTAAATTAGCCAAACTTGACCTCCGACAAATTCAATTCCAGGCTGTGGGTAACTCTTATCAGCAACGCTTTAAGATACTGGAATCTTTAGGTAATTTTGTATACAAAAGACTTGCTCCCGTGTTGATGCCTATGGTAGCTTCCGGTGCTGCTTTACTCCGAAAAAAAGCGCTGAAACATTGACCCTCTGAGCTGAAGTCACGATTGTATGGATAAGTCAGGAATGCAAACTCTGTTTCCCGCTGAAGAGGGTTTATCGCTGTCTGGTGCAACTGACCTGCAAGGTGGGTGGGCTGAAGACCCTTGGCAGGCCATTCAGCGTAAGCTGCGCATGACTTTAGACGAAGATGCCTACATTAGCTGGGTGAAGCCCATCAAGGGGTCTTCAAATGCTGCGGGCGATGTCGTACTCACATTACCAAACCTGGTGTTCTACCAGGGTTTCCGCAACGAGTGTTTGTACCTTATAGAGCGATGCAAAGAAAGCCTGGGACTAGAACATATTCGCCTCCATATCGAAGTGGAAGGCGGGATAAAAAGCGGTTCCGGAAGTGAGGCTATTGAGGGTTCACACTACGGAGTCACGAACAACTCGGGACCAGCTGGCGGAGACTTTGGACCTGACGAGAGTTCTCTAGATGGTTTAGAGGCTGTCGGTGAGGGAAGTCAGGCTTTTTCCCGGTCCCTATCTCCAGAAGGGCATCTTAACCCTAATTATACATTCGAATCGTTCATCAAGGGTGACTCTAACCAATTTGCCGTGGCGACTTGTCTCAGTGCTGCTGAAAATCCTGGAAAGGCTTACAACCCACTGTTTATTTACGGGGGCGTAGGTCTTGGTAAAACTCACTTACTGCACGCCGTGGGCAATCTTGTTCTGAGACATACGCCAAACGCTGTGGTGACTTACATTTCCAGCGAGCGTTTCATGAACGAGTTAATCTACTGCTTGCGCTTCAATAAAATGTGGGACTTCCGTAAAAAATACCGAGATTGTGACGTACTTCTGGTTGACGATATCCAATTTATTTCCGGGAAAAAAGCTACCCAAGAGGAGTTCTTTCACACATTTAACACCCTCTACGGTGCGAAAAAACAGATTGTCATCACGTCTGACATGTTCCCAAAAGATATCCCCGATATCGAAGATAGGCTCCGGAACCGTTTTCAATGGGGCCTCATCGCTGACATTCAAGCCCCTAGTATCGAACATCGGATCGCCATTCTGTACAGCAAGGCCGAAAAGCTAGGTATCAGATTAAGGCCGGAAGTGGCCGAGTACATCGCTAAGCATGCCAAGCGTAATGTACGCGAACTAGAGGGTGCCCTGCATCGCATCAATGCTTACGGCAAACTCCAGGGCGAAGAAATCACTCTTGATCTAGCCGCTAGGACATTCAAGGACGTACTTGGTGAAGCCCCTAAAAGAATGTCTATCGATACGGTGCAAAAAGCTGTTGCCGAGCATTTTCAAATGAAAGTGGCAGATTTGAAATCGAAGAGACGCCAACGGGCTATCGCTATGCCGAGACAGATCGCGATGTATCTATCACGCAAGCTGACCAATGCTTCTTATCCGGATATAGGTGAAAAGTTTGGTGGCAAGGATCACACAACGGTCATGCACAATGTCAAAAAGATCGAAGAGTCATTGGACAGAGATCTTGATCTGAAAGCTCACATTGACGCTCTCGAACGGCATTTAGAGCAGCTGCAGTAAATCGTAGAGCACTTGATCCTGTGAATAACTTGTTCAAAACAGGTTGAGAATATGCATGGATTGCCTGTGGGTAAAAAGTGGATAGAAGAGGTACGTAGAATTATCCCCAATTTGGTACTCAAGTTATCCACCAAGTTATCCACTGTTCATATACATGCTTTTTTCTATTTTTCCTAAATGCTTTCATGAGGTTATATCTTTATCCACAATAGCTGAGACTGACTACTACGACTGCTATATAGATAAAAATAGACTTCTTTAAGATAACAGTGCCACTAAGCTTGGGAGCTTCCAAAGAGCCATGAGAATCCAACTACCAAAACATCTCTTGAGCACTGCCACCAATCGGATGCAAGGCGCTATTGCCGAGCGCAGTCTGAGTCAAATTGGGCTCAATGCCGTCGACAATGTGTTACATGTTGCAGCCACGGATAGGGTGCTCTCAGTCTACAGTTCACTGGCCTGCGAATTTGCCGAAGGGGGAGTATGTTTCGTCCCAGCTCGCTTATTTTCGGATGTTGTCAAAGAACTACCTGAAGGGCTAGTTAAGCTGGAGAGAGAAGCATCTTACTTGGTAATCACAGCGGGGAATGCTGGAGAATTCACCATGAAGCTGCCCTTACTAGATGAAGCTGTATGGTTTGATCCGCCAGTGATTGAGTGTCATAGTAGTGCGGACTTGCCTGCCGCCAAAGTGGCCTACATGATCGATCAGGTCCAATTTTGTATTGTCCCTGAGTCACCGCGCAATTATGGAACCGTCGGGTTTTTACATAAACCCTCTGAAAATGCCTGCCGCCTAGTTGGGACGGACGGGTTTCGTCTGTCTTACTGTGAGGTCGCAACAGAACTCCCCAAAGGTTTTCTTGACAACGGAGTGTGCTTATCCAAGCGCACTATGACTGAGCTGCATCGGATGTGTGGGGAGGGTTTCAGCCATATTAAGTTATCCATTACTCAGGATGGAAATACCATGGTTGCCGAAGTTCCCGGCTACAAGATCTTTGTAAGATTGTCTGCCGTTCGCTATCCAAACTACATGGGAGTCCTGCCTCAAAGGAAATTGTCGGGAGTTGTAGTTTCGCGAAGTCATTTTCAAAATGTGACCAAGCGCGTTTTGCTGGCTGCGGATAAAAGTCGCGCTTTGCAGTTGAGCTTTTCGGACTCATCCCTTACCCTCAATTCCAAGACTATGGGGAGCTCAGAGGGTCGTGAGACTGTGCCGCTTGTGGATTACCATGGGCCTCAATTTGATATTGCGGTCAATGGTAAGTTCTTAACGGATATCTTTTCCACAACTGAGAGCAAGGAATTGGCCCTCCATTTCAACGAAGAAAGTAACGAGGACCCTATAGTTATTGTGCCAAAAAATGAGCCGGCGGAATGCCGGTCCAAGCATGTACTAGTGCCGATCAAACAGAACGACTGAGTCTAGGAAGGCGGCGAGCATGACCGATAAGCCGAAGAATGAATATTCTGCCGATAACATCCAGGTGCTTGAGGGTTTAGAGGCGGTACGTAAAAGACCAGGCATGTACATTGGCTCTACGTCTCTGGACGGCCTTCACCACTTGGTTTACGAAATAGTAGACAACTCTATTGACGAAGCTATGGGTGGTCATTGTAATGAAATCAATGTGTTACTTCATATTGATGGTAGTTGCAGTGTAAAAGACAACGGGCGTGGTATACCAGTCGACCAGCACAAGGGTGGCAAATCTGCGTTAGAAGTCATCATGACGGTGCTTCATGCTGGCGGCAAATTTGATGATAAAGCATTTGCCTTTTCTGGTGGTCTTCACGGGGTGGGTGCTTCAGTCGTCAACGCCCTTTCGGAGTGGTGCAAAGTTGAGGTGCGCAAGGACGGCAAGGTTTACATGCAGTCGTATAAGCGCGGCAAGCCAGATGACGATGTGAAAATGATTGGAGCCACAGACAGTCGTGGTACGCAAACTTTCTTTAAACCTGATGCTCAAATATTTCCCGAGACTAAATTTAGTTTCGAAGTCCTGACGAAAAGGTTGCGCGAGTTGGCCTTTTTAAACAAAGGCGTCAAAATCACACTCAAAGACGAGACATCTGATCAGGAAGCCGAGTTTTATTATGAGGGTGGACTTTTGTCTTTCGTCGAATACCTCGCGAAAGGCAGAACTCCCCTACACTCTCAACCTGTATACATTATAGGCACTCAACTAAGCACTGATGGTGGCAAAATTGAAGCTGCGATGGAGTGCTCACTGCAGTGGACCGACGCGTACTCGGAGAGTTTCTATTCTTACGTTAACAATATTCATACTAACGAGGGTGGCACCCATGTCACCGGTCTTCGTTCAGCTCTGACCAGAGTTGTTAACCAGTTTGCCGAATCAACTGGGATGCTAAAGACCTTCAAAGAAGGAATCACGGGTGATGACATCAGGGAGGGTCTAACTGGTGTCATAGCTGTTAAAGTCAAAAATCCTGAATTCCAGGGTCAAACCAAAAATAAGCTGGGTAACACAGAGGTCAAAGGTTGGGTAGAAACTATCATCGGCGAGAAACTGACAGCCTATTTTGAGCAGAATCCAGAGGTTGTTCGCCGCGTTATAAATAAGATCATCGATGCTGCAAGGGCACGCTTAGCCGCCAAAAAAGCGCGTGAATTGACGCAACGCAAAGGGGCACTGGACTTTGCCGGGCTGCCAGGAAAAATGGCTGACTGCCAAGAGAAAGACCCGCAGCAGTGCGAACTCTTCTTGGTTGAGGGTGATTCAGCCGGTGGCTCTGCAAAGCAGGGGCGCGATAAGCGGACGCAAGCAGTACTGCCTTTAAGAGGTAAGATTTTAAACGTTGAGAAAGCTCGTTATGACAAAATGCTTTCTTCGCAAGAGATCAAGCTACTCATTCAGGCACTTGGGACCGGTATTGGTAAAGACAATTTTGACATCACAAAACTTAGGTATCATAAGATCATTTTGATGACCGATGCCGACGTTGACGGTGCTCACATCAGAACTTTATTGCTGACGTTTTTCTTTCGTCAAATGCCAGAGATTATAGAACGTGGGTACCTCTATATTGCCCAACCGCCCCTGTACAAATACCGTAAAGGTAAAATTGAGCGTTATCTGAAGGATGACGCGGCATTACTTTCGTTTTTGATTGATGCTGGTATGACCAACCTGCACCTGAAAGATGCTAACGGTAAAGATATCGATCGTGGTGTGATTTCAAGTCTGATCGCCAAGCTGTCTCGTTATAACGAACTGATGGATTTAAGTAGCCGACGAAAACCACGCGAATTAATTCAGTTTTTTATTGAACACGAGGATATCGGCCCCCAAGCGTTGGCTGATGAAGGGGCCGCAAAGGTTCTAGTTGAACGTATTAAATCAAATTTGGGCTCGAAACTTTCTGGTCAAAGACTTTTTGTTACCGATCGCGTGACATTTGATGCTGAACACAGTCGTTATCAAATTGTCTTAGAGACTCGCATCCGTGATTTACCCCAGACATCTATCATCGACTCTGGTTTATTTGGGTCGGGTGAAATCGTAGAACTCCGTCGCATAAGTAAACAAATGCAGGAGGTAGCAGTCGCTCCTTTCACATTCAGCCGGCTGAAGAAGGCTAAGGCAACCGGTAAAGAACCGGTGGAAGTTGATAACACCGGCGATAATGAAGACGCTAAGGATCTCATAGTCGCAGCTGATGCTGACGTAGGCACCCTAGCCAATCTTTACGATTTGAAAGTTTTCATCGAGCAAGAGGGAAGAAAAGGCGCTTATATCCAGCGATACAAAGGCCTTGGCGAGATGAATGCGGAGCAGTTGGAGGAAACCACAATGGATCCAACGAAGCGAACCTTGTTGAATGTTGAAGTCGATGACGCGATGGAAGCTGATCACATCTTCTCTACCCTAATGGGCGATGATGTCGAACCACGTCGTGATTTTATCCAGAAAAATGCGCTGAACGTCCGTAACTTGGACGTCTGAGGGAACTAGCATGGAACAAATTAAACACATAGTCCCGATAAAAATCGAAGAAGAAATGCGGTCTGCGTTTCTTGATTATTCGATGAGCGTCATTGTGTCTCGGGCGCTGCCAGATGCCAGAGACGGTCTAAAGCCGGTGCAAAGGCGTATTCTTTATGCCATGTATCAGCTTCGTAACTTCCATAATCGCCCCTATCTAAAATCAGCTCGGATTGTCGGTGACGTACTCGGCCGCTTCCATCCCCATGGCGATTCCTCGGTTTACGAGGCCTTAGTGCGACTGGCGCAGGATTTCAGTCTTAGATATCCTCTGATCGATGGTCAGGGTAACTTTGGCTCAATAGACGGCGATAGCGCCGCC includes:
- the atpH gene encoding ATP synthase F1 subunit delta codes for the protein MGRIAKRYAKALLKLTGGDLQQAKKYRDSLLELKALFSLDEAARVLNSPAMPDDLKKSLLSYGLKAADAASAVNNLVDAVVDCGRVSLLPQIAGAFAQYIDEAEGLVQADVTSAVELSSEAQQQIAKAVGQLLNKKAEVTHHVDRDLLGGFVVKVGDYKVDLSLKNKLEGLAKTAVQDTFR
- a CDS encoding ParB/RepB/Spo0J family partition protein; this translates as MTTREKAPSTRRGALGKGISSLLGDLSDDHSEEANVGTKISDEKLKRKLDAEVVRLNVEEIDPNPQQPRKLFDDRALKELSDSLKIDGVLQPIVVTQAPQAGRYYVVAGERRLRASKLAGLTTIPAIVREGANTDLLRLALIENIQRADLNILEEAEAYSALIKDYGLTQEQCADRVGKERSTVTNALRLLTLPREIQEDIVSTRLSMGHGRAILSLDDKKTMLRCRDIVVKKSLSVRQTEQLCKSIKSPVKTSDQKSAAIKDEADLQYITESLRNYLHTKIRVAGSTSRGKIEISYFSAAELERLLKLMGHRF
- a CDS encoding chromosome partitioning protein ParA, yielding MARVIAVSNQKGGVGKTTTAINIAACLAAAEKKVLVIDLDPQANAGSGLGIYKGDFDVSMYNVLVDEVPITSAILHTELKCLDIAPSLPDLVGAEVELVSAIGREVRLKEALAPIQRLYDFIVIDCPPALGILTVNALTAADAVLIPLQCEYYAMEGLSQLVKTVSLIKKRLNPALEREGILLTMYDRRNNLSHQVEQDIRAHFGHEVFPVVIPRNVKLSEAPSHGKPVILYDINSTGAVAYMEVARILIRRHQSPSSSRGKAEKSTMTKQKMTDHS
- a CDS encoding ATP synthase F0 subunit C — encoded protein: MKGFFGKVAMAFGGLFLSSLAFAQEAAAAAHAGNSWVPIGAGLTMGLAAFGAASAQGRTATAALEGIARNPNAKDALFQPFILGLVFMEFQALLGFVIAIIWTFK
- the atpB gene encoding F0F1 ATP synthase subunit A, with product MKKNLLISLGSLFGSSVAFASEGGGGVAHFINYYSILLHRLHIDHAWEPTVGGLLCLLAIIVAGIYYRRSVSRDGANVVPSGKFSLRHLIEEMLEFVVGIAKDNTHERYLSFFPFLAAVFVYIVVCNLSGLIPGFPPPTETMDNNVAVGICVFVVYNLAGIKEHGGAYVKHFLGPVAFIAPLFFCIELVSHFSRPLSLGLRLTGNIYGDHTLLGVFTSLSYLVFPALLMFFGLLVAVVQSVVFTLLSGIYISMAISHDH
- the dnaA gene encoding chromosomal replication initiator protein DnaA, which codes for MDKSGMQTLFPAEEGLSLSGATDLQGGWAEDPWQAIQRKLRMTLDEDAYISWVKPIKGSSNAAGDVVLTLPNLVFYQGFRNECLYLIERCKESLGLEHIRLHIEVEGGIKSGSGSEAIEGSHYGVTNNSGPAGGDFGPDESSLDGLEAVGEGSQAFSRSLSPEGHLNPNYTFESFIKGDSNQFAVATCLSAAENPGKAYNPLFIYGGVGLGKTHLLHAVGNLVLRHTPNAVVTYISSERFMNELIYCLRFNKMWDFRKKYRDCDVLLVDDIQFISGKKATQEEFFHTFNTLYGAKKQIVITSDMFPKDIPDIEDRLRNRFQWGLIADIQAPSIEHRIAILYSKAEKLGIRLRPEVAEYIAKHAKRNVRELEGALHRINAYGKLQGEEITLDLAARTFKDVLGEAPKRMSIDTVQKAVAEHFQMKVADLKSKRRQRAIAMPRQIAMYLSRKLTNASYPDIGEKFGGKDHTTVMHNVKKIEESLDRDLDLKAHIDALERHLEQLQ
- the dnaN gene encoding DNA polymerase III subunit beta, which produces MRIQLPKHLLSTATNRMQGAIAERSLSQIGLNAVDNVLHVAATDRVLSVYSSLACEFAEGGVCFVPARLFSDVVKELPEGLVKLEREASYLVITAGNAGEFTMKLPLLDEAVWFDPPVIECHSSADLPAAKVAYMIDQVQFCIVPESPRNYGTVGFLHKPSENACRLVGTDGFRLSYCEVATELPKGFLDNGVCLSKRTMTELHRMCGEGFSHIKLSITQDGNTMVAEVPGYKIFVRLSAVRYPNYMGVLPQRKLSGVVVSRSHFQNVTKRVLLAADKSRALQLSFSDSSLTLNSKTMGSSEGRETVPLVDYHGPQFDIAVNGKFLTDIFSTTESKELALHFNEESNEDPIVIVPKNEPAECRSKHVLVPIKQND
- the gyrB gene encoding DNA topoisomerase (ATP-hydrolyzing) subunit B is translated as MTDKPKNEYSADNIQVLEGLEAVRKRPGMYIGSTSLDGLHHLVYEIVDNSIDEAMGGHCNEINVLLHIDGSCSVKDNGRGIPVDQHKGGKSALEVIMTVLHAGGKFDDKAFAFSGGLHGVGASVVNALSEWCKVEVRKDGKVYMQSYKRGKPDDDVKMIGATDSRGTQTFFKPDAQIFPETKFSFEVLTKRLRELAFLNKGVKITLKDETSDQEAEFYYEGGLLSFVEYLAKGRTPLHSQPVYIIGTQLSTDGGKIEAAMECSLQWTDAYSESFYSYVNNIHTNEGGTHVTGLRSALTRVVNQFAESTGMLKTFKEGITGDDIREGLTGVIAVKVKNPEFQGQTKNKLGNTEVKGWVETIIGEKLTAYFEQNPEVVRRVINKIIDAARARLAAKKARELTQRKGALDFAGLPGKMADCQEKDPQQCELFLVEGDSAGGSAKQGRDKRTQAVLPLRGKILNVEKARYDKMLSSQEIKLLIQALGTGIGKDNFDITKLRYHKIILMTDADVDGAHIRTLLLTFFFRQMPEIIERGYLYIAQPPLYKYRKGKIERYLKDDAALLSFLIDAGMTNLHLKDANGKDIDRGVISSLIAKLSRYNELMDLSSRRKPRELIQFFIEHEDIGPQALADEGAAKVLVERIKSNLGSKLSGQRLFVTDRVTFDAEHSRYQIVLETRIRDLPQTSIIDSGLFGSGEIVELRRISKQMQEVAVAPFTFSRLKKAKATGKEPVEVDNTGDNEDAKDLIVAADADVGTLANLYDLKVFIEQEGRKGAYIQRYKGLGEMNAEQLEETTMDPTKRTLLNVEVDDAMEADHIFSTLMGDDVEPRRDFIQKNALNVRNLDV